The nucleotide sequence CCAGGCGCTGGTGCAGATACTGCGGCTGGCGGGCGCGCCCGTTGCCGGAGCACGGCTCGCCGAACGCCTGGGCGTCAGCCGGCAGGTGATCGTGCAGGACGTGACAGTGTTGCGCGCCTCCGGCGAGCCTATCGTCGCTACCCCGAGAGGCTATCTTTGGACCCTGCCGGCACGGCCGGAGCCTCAGTACGGCTGCCGCCAGGTCGTGGCCGTCAGCCACGGCCCTGACGATATCGAGGCAGAGCTCAACGCCGTCTGCGAGCTGGGTGGCCGGGTCGTCGACGTCATCGTGGAGCACCCGGTGTACGGGGAGCTCCGGGGGCTGGTGATGACGGCGAGCCGGGCTGACGTGCAGGAGTTCGTTGCCAACCTCAAAGACAGCGGGGCCGCGCCGCTCCTGACGCTCACGGGCGGCCCGCACCTGCACACCATTGAGGCGCCAAGCCAGGCCCGGCTCGACACGATCGCCAGCCGCCTGCGGGAGCTGGGGTTCCTGATGGAGGGCTGAGTGCGCCGGGTAGCCCGGTTTAGCCGGACGACTGGCTCGTAAAGATACCGGAGGTGGCTCCCCGGGGCCGAGGGTTCGTCTCAGGGGCTTCCGGACAGGGCGGAGAATCGGGCGACGCGTCGAATGGCCTTTACCC is from Limnochorda sp. L945t and encodes:
- a CDS encoding transcription repressor NadR; its protein translation is MAAHPSGAVPERGPAARRQALVQILRLAGAPVAGARLAERLGVSRQVIVQDVTVLRASGEPIVATPRGYLWTLPARPEPQYGCRQVVAVSHGPDDIEAELNAVCELGGRVVDVIVEHPVYGELRGLVMTASRADVQEFVANLKDSGAAPLLTLTGGPHLHTIEAPSQARLDTIASRLRELGFLMEG